From a single Apium graveolens cultivar Ventura chromosome 2, ASM990537v1, whole genome shotgun sequence genomic region:
- the LOC141707503 gene encoding protein trichome birefringence-like 35, protein MMQKWQKKKSQFPVLALVFFIFILCSIFYNERYIHQLHQHTNNNNNNHQTTNLDAYDNNPFNHYNHTLQNLLPVALDRSSKCESTVKYSGQEAKWVVGKKEFKGRRESLERCDVFSGKWVFDNSSYPLYNESDCPYMSDQLACHKHGRPDFDYQYWRWQPHGCDLKRWNSTEVWEKLRGKRLMFVGDSLNRGQWISMLCLLQSAIPADKRSITPQAHLTTFRAEEYNATVEFLWAPLLVESNSDDPVDHRLDERIMRPDSLLRHSSEWENADILVFNSYLWWRQGPVKLLWSTERNGVCQEIDELRGMKLAMEALADWIDYNVDPLKKKVFFVTMSPTHQLREEWEPEGKGNCYDQRTPIDNTTYWGSSSDLPTMQMVEKVLNRLASKVSVLNITQLSEYRKDGHPSIYRKFWEPRTPEQLESPSSYSDCIHWCLPGVPDVWNELLFQFL, encoded by the exons ATGATGCAAAAATGGCAGAAGAAAAAAAGCCAGTTCCCTGTTTTAGCTCTTGTgtttttcatcttcattttgtGTTCAATCTTTTATAATGAACGTTACATCCACCAATTACATCaacacacaaataataataacaataatcaTCAAACTACTAATCTTGATGCTTATGATAATAACCCTTTCAATCATTACAATCATACCCTTCAAAACCTTCTTCCAG TGGCTTTGGATAGATCTAGCAAGTGTGAATCAACTGTGAAATATAGTGGACAGGAAGCTAAATGGGTTGTGGGGAAGAAAGAGTTTAAGGGAAGGAGGGAGAGTTTGGAGAGGTGTGATGTTTTTTCTGGCAAGTGGGTTTTTGATAATTCTTCGTATCCACTCTATAATGAGTCTGATTGTCCTTATATGTCTGACCAATTGGCTTGTCACAAGCATGGAAGGCCTGATTTTGATTATCAGTATTGGAGATGGCAACCTCATGGTTGCGATTTGAAAAG ATGGAATTCAACTGAAGTATGGGAGAAGCTTCGAGGGAAGAGATTAATGTTTGTGGGGGATTCGCTGAATAGAGGACAATGGATATCGATGTTGTGTTTGTTACAGTCTGCAATTCCTGCTGATAAAAGGTCAATAACTCCCCAAGCTCACTTAACAACCTTTAGAGCAGAG GAGTATAATGCAACCGTGGAATTTCTCTGGGCCCCTTTACTTGTTGAATCCAATTCTGATGATCCTGTAGATCACAGATTAGATGAACGAATTATGCGTCCAGATTCACTCCTCAGGCACTCATCTGAATGGGAGAATGCTGATATACTTGTCTTCAATTCCTACCTGTGGTGGAGACAGGGTCCTGTTAAGCTGTT GTGGAGTACAGAAAGAAATGGTGTTTGCCAAGAGATAGATGAGCTGCGAGGCATGAAGTTGGCCATGGAGGCTTTGGCAGACTGGATAGATTATAATGTTGACCCCCTAAAAAAGAAGGTCTTCTTTGTTACCATGTCGCCAACACATCAATT GAGAGAAGAATGGGAACCGGAAGGCAAAGGAAACTGTTATGATCAGAGAACCCCAATCGACAACACGACCTACTGGGGAAGCAGTTCAGACCTGCCCACAATGCAGATGGTGGAGAAGGTGTTGAACAGGTTGGCCTCAAAGGTTTCTGTTCTTAACATAACTCAGCTGTCCGAGTATAGAAAAGATGGTCACCCTTCCATATATCGGAAGTTTTGGGAGCCACGGACGCCTGAGCAGTTGGAAAGCCCTTCAAGTTACTCTGATTGCATACATTGGTGCCTACCAGGCGTGCCTGATGTATGGAATGAATTACTATTCCAATTTCTGTAG
- the LOC141707504 gene encoding PRA1 family protein B4, translating into MSSQPAILPITNPQTTAVESQAPATTPAFRAFISNITETVRTGLAARRPWSELVDRSAFSKPDSISDATTRIRKNYTYFKVNYLSVIAIVLAFSLLTNPFSLITLLGLLASWLFLYLFRPSDQPLVVFNRTFSERETLGILILSTIVVVFLTSVGSILISALMIGLAIVCAHGAFRQPEDLFLDEQDQSNTGFLSFISGAANSAAASAAPIIATRG; encoded by the coding sequence ATGTCTTCTCAACCAGCAATTCTCCCAATCACGAATCCCCAAACCACAGCCGTCGAATCACAAGCTCCGGCGACCACACCGGCGTTCCGAGCATTCATCTCCAACATTACTGAAACCGTCCGTACAGGTCTCGCCGCTCGTCGCCCGTGGTCGGAGCTCGTTGACCGGTCGGCGTTCTCTAAACCGGACTCGATCTCCGACGCCACGACTCGGATCCGTAAGAACTACACGTATTTCAAGGTCAATTATCTCTCCGTGATCGCGATCGTTCTCGCTTTCTCTCTCTTGACGAATCCGTTCTCTCTCATCACTCTGCTTGGTTTGTTGGCGTCGTGGCTGTTTTTGTACCTGTTTAGGCCGTCTGATCAGCCGCTTGTTGTGTTTAATCGGACTTTCTCGGAACGCGAGACGCTAGGGATTTTGATTCTGTCGACGATCGTTGTGGTGTTTTTGACCAGTGTTGGATCGATTTTGATCTCGGCTTTGATGATTGGATTGGCGATTGTGTGTGCTCACGGTGCGTTTAGGCAGCCGGAGGATTTGTTTTTGGATGAGCAGGATCAAAGTAATACTGGATTCTTGTCGTTTATTTCCGGTGCCGCCAACAGTGCTGCTGCTTCTGCTGCTCCGATTATTGCGACTCGTGGTTGA
- the LOC141690507 gene encoding putative mitochondrial protein AtMg00310: MSRSGKELLVKSVAQTLPAYAMNVFLLPNKINNDIEKALTKFWWNSNPNQKSKINWMSWTRMEKHKSAGGMGFRNFRDFNIAMLGKQAWRLITNPSTLVARLYKAKYYATSDFLQAKLGHNPSFIWWIILEAKNLLLDGVRWRVGNEKSIKILDQPWLLLTDHPYITSDSQALQD, encoded by the coding sequence ATGTCGAGATCTGGTAAAGAACTGTTGGTGAAATCTGTAGCACAAACCCTTCCAGCTTATGCGATGAATGTTTTCTTGTTACCTAACAAGATTAACAATGATATTGAAAAAGCATTGACAAAGTTCTGGTGGAACTCTAACCCGAATCAGAAATCGAAAATAAACTGGATGAGTTGGACTCGTATGGAAAAACACAAGAGTGCGGGAGGTATGGGGTTCAGGAATTTCAGGGACTTTAATATTGCGATGTTAGGAAAACAAGCTTGGAGGTTGATAACTAACCCTTCGACTTTAGTGGCGAGATTGTACAAAGCCAAATATTATGCTACCTCTGATTTTCTGCAGGCTAAATTGGGACACAATCCCAGTTTCATTTGGTGGATTATATTGGAAGCAAAAAATCTGTTGCTGGATGGTGTTAGATGGAGGGTTGGGAATGAGAAGAGTATTAAAATCTTAGATCAGCCCTGGCTTCTGTTAACGGATCATCCATACATCACATCTGATTCTCAAGCATTGCAGGATTAG